The following coding sequences are from one Kushneria phosphatilytica window:
- the coq7 gene encoding 2-polyprenyl-3-methyl-6-methoxy-1,4-benzoquinone monooxygenase translates to MTRQWRTRDRWIIQLDGMLRTLVPGALVPIRPSPALGAGDTAAGRLERRQIISLMRFNHSSGICTQGHYHGQGLMARNAIIGQRISDAADDQRDHLAWCEGRLKELGAHTSPLNPLYYAASFGVGVMVGRISDPISLGFIHAGSELATTRLETQLRYLPGGDQRSRAILERMRDDKVHHAYTALEAGGRRLPAPLRWGLSKVAGAIGPGKRLR, encoded by the coding sequence ATGACACGTCAATGGCGAACCCGGGACCGCTGGATAATTCAGCTCGATGGTATGCTGCGCACCCTGGTGCCTGGCGCTCTGGTGCCAATACGACCTTCACCGGCGCTGGGTGCCGGTGATACGGCTGCGGGTCGACTTGAGCGCCGCCAGATCATTTCACTGATGCGTTTCAATCACAGCAGTGGCATTTGTACCCAGGGGCATTACCACGGTCAGGGGCTGATGGCCCGTAACGCCATTATCGGTCAGCGAATTTCGGATGCCGCTGATGATCAACGTGACCACCTGGCCTGGTGCGAGGGGCGGCTGAAGGAACTGGGTGCCCATACCAGTCCCCTCAATCCGTTATACTACGCTGCCTCATTTGGCGTCGGGGTCATGGTGGGCAGAATCAGTGATCCGATCAGCCTGGGATTCATTCACGCCGGTTCCGAACTGGCGACGACCCGTCTGGAAACCCAGTTGCGGTATCTGCCCGGAGGCGACCAGCGCTCGCGGGCTATCCTTGAACGCATGCGCGATGACAAGGTGCACCATGCCTACACTGCCCTGGAAGCTGGCGGGCGGCGTTTGCCTGCTCCGTTGCGCTGGGGATTATCGAAGGTGGCCGGCGCGATAGGGCCGGGCAAACGGCTGAGATAA
- the speD gene encoding adenosylmethionine decarboxylase, with product MTSKLRLHGFNNLTSSLSFNIYDICYAKTEEQRLAYIDYIDELYNAERLTQILRDVSNIIGAHVLNVARQDYEPHGASVTLLIAEHELDQEEAEHIEPGPGPLPETVVGHLDKSHVTVHTYPESHPDNGISTFRLDIDVSTCGMISPLKALNYLIHSFDSDIVTTDYRVRGFTRDVDGRKLFIDHDIASIQDYIAEDTKRAYQMTDVNVYQENLFHTKMLLKDFNLDNYLFGTSRRDLSFEEADDIERRLRREMLEIFYSRNMD from the coding sequence TTGACCAGCAAGCTCCGACTCCATGGGTTCAACAACCTGACCAGCTCGCTGAGCTTCAACATCTACGACATTTGTTACGCGAAGACGGAAGAGCAGCGCCTCGCCTATATCGATTATATCGATGAGCTGTACAACGCCGAGCGCCTGACTCAGATACTGCGCGATGTCAGCAATATCATCGGCGCCCATGTTCTTAATGTGGCGCGTCAGGATTACGAGCCCCATGGCGCCAGCGTCACCCTGCTGATTGCAGAGCATGAGCTTGATCAGGAGGAGGCCGAACATATCGAACCCGGTCCCGGACCGCTGCCGGAAACCGTGGTGGGGCATCTCGACAAGAGCCACGTGACGGTACACACCTACCCAGAGTCGCATCCGGATAACGGCATCAGTACCTTCCGACTGGATATTGATGTCTCGACCTGCGGGATGATTTCACCGCTCAAGGCCCTCAACTATCTGATTCACAGCTTCGACTCCGATATCGTGACCACCGACTACCGGGTTCGCGGCTTTACCCGTGATGTCGATGGCCGCAAGCTGTTCATTGATCACGACATTGCCTCGATTCAGGACTACATTGCCGAGGATACCAAGCGCGCCTATCAGATGACCGACGTCAATGTCTATCAGGAGAATCTTTTTCACACCAAGATGCTGCTGAAGGACTTCAACCTCGATAATTATCTGTTCGGCACATCGCGACGCGATCTCTCCTTCGAAGAAGCCGACGATATCGAGCGCCGCCTGCGACGCGAGATGCTGGAAATCTTCTATTCGCGCAACATGGACTGA
- the murU gene encoding N-acetylmuramate alpha-1-phosphate uridylyltransferase MurU produces MKAMILAAGFGRRMRPLTEHTPKPLLKAGGRPLIVHHLERLRRAGITEVVINVSHLAEQLIAALGDGETYGIHIHWSREASPLETAGGIRRALPLLGEAPFVLINGDVWCDLEPTRLTLASGDLAQLVMVDNPLQHREGDFHLDAHNRLHTEGIPKLTYAGLALIDPALVAHLTDGKPCRLAPLLTEAIQQNRIGGYHYRGDWDDIGTPDRLARLDARLSR; encoded by the coding sequence ATGAAAGCGATGATTCTGGCAGCCGGTTTCGGGCGCCGCATGCGTCCGTTGACCGAGCATACGCCCAAACCGCTGTTAAAGGCCGGTGGCCGTCCGCTGATTGTTCATCATCTCGAGCGGTTGCGCCGCGCCGGTATCACGGAAGTCGTCATCAATGTCAGTCATCTGGCCGAGCAACTGATCGCAGCGCTGGGGGATGGCGAGACATATGGCATCCATATCCACTGGAGTCGTGAAGCCAGCCCGCTGGAAACGGCTGGCGGGATTCGCCGTGCCCTGCCACTGCTGGGCGAAGCCCCTTTTGTGCTGATCAACGGGGATGTCTGGTGCGATCTTGAGCCCACCCGACTGACCCTGGCCTCCGGCGATCTTGCCCAGCTGGTCATGGTTGATAACCCTCTCCAGCACCGCGAGGGAGATTTCCATCTGGATGCGCACAACAGACTGCACACCGAGGGGATACCAAAGCTGACCTATGCCGGCCTCGCTCTGATCGATCCTGCACTGGTCGCCCATCTGACCGATGGCAAGCCCTGCCGTCTGGCACCACTACTCACCGAGGCCATACAGCAGAATCGGATAGGTGGTTATCATTACCGTGGTGACTGGGATGATATCGGCACCCCCGACCGACTGGCTCGACTTGATGCCCGCCTCTCCCGATAA
- a CDS encoding OsmC family protein, whose product MKARVKWTDGRQFVTESGSGHAVVIDGNPDNGGRNTGPRPMEMLLMGLGGCTSYDVINILEKARADVTDCVAEIEAERADSTPAVFTRIHIHFVVTGRSLKEERVKRAVELSAEKYCSASLMLERGGVEISHDFEIREAGA is encoded by the coding sequence ATGAAAGCGCGCGTCAAATGGACCGATGGCCGTCAGTTCGTCACCGAATCAGGCAGCGGACATGCTGTTGTCATCGATGGCAACCCCGATAATGGTGGCCGTAATACCGGCCCTCGTCCGATGGAAATGTTGCTGATGGGGCTGGGCGGCTGTACATCCTATGATGTCATCAACATCCTTGAAAAAGCGCGAGCCGATGTCACCGATTGCGTTGCCGAGATCGAAGCCGAACGGGCCGACTCGACACCGGCGGTCTTTACTCGCATCCACATTCACTTTGTGGTCACCGGACGCAGCCTGAAGGAAGAACGCGTCAAACGGGCTGTCGAACTCTCGGCAGAGAAATACTGCAGTGCCTCTTTGATGCTCGAGCGTGGCGGGGTCGAGATCAGCCATGACTTCGAGATTCGCGAGGCAGGCGCCTGA
- a CDS encoding phosphoribulokinase encodes MSREYPIVAVTGSSGAGTTTVRRAFERMFAREAIHAAFVDGDAFHRYSRDDLARIFEQEPERKHELSHFAVEANLLDRLENLFIEYGEQGTGIYRQYIHAEDKRMLEQGYRVGTFTEWQSLPGGTDLLFYEGLHGGLVSEHHDIARHVDLLVGVTPTVNLEWIQKIDRDINMRGYSHEAVVDTILGRMHDYVRHILPQFSRTHINFQRVPSVDTSNPFEPQAIPSDAESFVVIRFRDRTSADFPYLLTMLRDAFMTRPNTLVVPGSQMPLAIELILAPRVEQLLAQRRFR; translated from the coding sequence ATGTCGCGCGAATATCCCATCGTTGCCGTGACCGGGTCATCCGGAGCGGGCACTACTACGGTGCGGCGGGCCTTTGAGCGCATGTTTGCGCGCGAGGCCATTCACGCCGCTTTCGTCGATGGCGATGCTTTCCACCGTTACTCTCGTGATGATCTGGCACGCATTTTTGAGCAGGAGCCGGAGCGCAAACACGAGCTATCGCATTTTGCGGTCGAAGCCAATCTGCTTGATCGACTGGAAAATCTGTTCATCGAATATGGCGAACAGGGCACCGGTATCTATCGGCAGTATATTCATGCCGAAGACAAGCGCATGCTCGAGCAGGGCTATCGAGTAGGGACTTTCACCGAATGGCAGTCGCTGCCGGGCGGCACTGATCTGTTGTTCTATGAAGGACTACATGGCGGGCTGGTGTCGGAACATCATGACATCGCCCGTCATGTCGATCTGCTGGTGGGAGTGACGCCGACGGTCAATCTGGAGTGGATCCAGAAGATTGACCGCGATATCAACATGCGTGGTTACTCTCATGAGGCGGTAGTCGATACCATCCTGGGCCGGATGCATGATTATGTGCGGCATATCCTGCCGCAGTTCTCACGCACTCATATCAACTTCCAGCGGGTGCCGAGTGTGGACACTTCCAACCCGTTCGAACCCCAGGCGATCCCTTCCGATGCCGAATCCTTTGTGGTCATTCGGTTTCGGGATCGCACCAGTGCCGATTTCCCTTACCTGTTGACGATGCTGCGTGATGCCTTCATGACACGGCCCAATACTCTTGTGGTGCCGGGCTCCCAGATGCCACTGGCCATCGAGCTGATTCTGGCGCCGCGAGTGGAGCAACTGCTGGCGCAGCGTCGCTTCCGCTGA
- a CDS encoding histidine triad nucleotide-binding protein, with amino-acid sequence MATLFDQIINREIPAEIVFEDDQVLAFNDINPQAPTHVLIIPKKPIATLNDITEDDLELVGRLHLTAAHIARERGIAEEGYRVVMNCNEYGGQTVYHIHLHLMGGRRFTWPAG; translated from the coding sequence ATGGCCACGCTTTTCGATCAGATCATCAATCGCGAGATTCCCGCCGAGATTGTCTTTGAAGACGACCAGGTGCTGGCGTTCAACGATATCAATCCTCAGGCGCCCACCCATGTTTTGATCATTCCGAAGAAACCGATCGCCACACTCAATGACATCACCGAGGATGATCTGGAACTGGTCGGTCGGCTGCATCTGACCGCGGCGCACATCGCTCGTGAACGTGGCATCGCGGAAGAAGGCTACCGGGTAGTCATGAACTGCAACGAGTATGGTGGTCAGACTGTTTACCATATTCATCTGCACCTGATGGGCGGTCGTCGCTTTACCTGGCCGGCCGGTTGA
- a CDS encoding aminoglycoside phosphotransferase family protein: MDTRLDALRQWVAQRHRLRPDTLDLGVIADDASFRRYFRLTLPDGSTRILMDAPPEQEDCRAFVEIASQWRQGGLPVPRIEKADIEQGFIELQDLGDIMLRSQLQELQQHPSPAGSSLPAPVINRMAQAIELAVDVATQPADQLPSYDSEWLGRELDLFPQWCLHWLSLTPPDEWPRLRDTLISSMIDQPQVTVHRDFHPQNLMCHQNRLWIIDFQGAVRGPLTYDPASLLRDRNPAWPDRAQRHWIEAWHRRAHDHGLIEPVSARAIRELVDASATQRSLKVLGLFCRLAHRDGKSRYLRMLPLFAEHVRQGLNRQQFGGFHHWFEHTFMPGLDARLSESTSMGGAS; this comes from the coding sequence ATGGACACGCGGCTCGATGCCCTGCGCCAGTGGGTGGCACAGCGCCATCGGTTGCGCCCGGACACCCTGGATCTCGGCGTGATCGCCGACGATGCCAGTTTCCGCCGCTATTTTCGCCTGACCCTGCCCGATGGCAGCACCCGCATTCTGATGGATGCCCCACCCGAACAGGAAGATTGCCGAGCCTTTGTCGAGATCGCAAGTCAATGGCGCCAGGGAGGCCTACCGGTGCCGCGCATTGAGAAAGCCGATATCGAACAGGGTTTCATCGAGTTGCAGGATCTTGGCGACATCATGCTGCGCTCGCAGCTGCAGGAGTTGCAGCAACACCCTTCGCCGGCCGGCAGCAGTCTGCCGGCACCCGTCATCAACCGAATGGCGCAGGCCATTGAACTCGCGGTCGATGTCGCCACCCAGCCTGCCGATCAGCTACCGAGCTACGACAGCGAATGGCTGGGCCGTGAGCTCGATCTTTTTCCGCAATGGTGTCTGCACTGGCTTTCCCTGACGCCACCCGACGAGTGGCCTCGACTTCGTGACACGCTGATCAGCTCGATGATCGATCAGCCCCAGGTAACGGTACACCGTGACTTTCACCCCCAGAACCTGATGTGTCATCAAAATCGACTCTGGATCATCGACTTTCAGGGCGCTGTACGTGGACCACTGACCTATGATCCGGCCTCGCTGCTGCGTGATCGCAATCCGGCCTGGCCGGATCGAGCGCAGCGGCACTGGATCGAGGCCTGGCATCGCCGCGCCCATGACCATGGCCTGATCGAGCCGGTATCCGCCAGAGCCATTCGTGAGCTGGTCGATGCCAGTGCCACCCAACGCAGTCTCAAGGTGCTGGGGCTGTTCTGCCGGCTGGCACACCGCGATGGCAAATCCCGCTATCTGCGCATGCTGCCGCTGTTCGCCGAACATGTACGTCAGGGACTGAATCGACAACAATTCGGTGGTTTTCATCACTGGTTTGAACATACCTTCATGCCCGGGCTGGATGCGCGCCTGTCCGAATCCACCAGTATGGGGGGCGCTTCATGA
- a CDS encoding LPS-assembly protein LptD, giving the protein MGQRLFWTAASLTGLLTSIGAQAAPEPLPADQLDWQPWGADRPGDALCRGHYVMPEYRLAPGKTTSQIRSSADNADYGLDGQTILNGDVVLRRGDQQVEASRVTVNKARTQATLDGPLTWRRPGVLVRGSDGQVSLVSDAAHVDQAHYVVHDQHIRGDADRLARLKDGRYRLTSATYTSCDPQSSLWKIVGSDVTLNREKGYGTATNARLEVEDVPVFYWPWVRFPIDDRRQSGFLWPTVGFSGDNGLDYAQPYYLNLAPNYDATITPRYMVNRGAMLGGQFRYLIDENNAGFIEGNYLPDDQQGTDEDNGDDLKGEDRWLFRFAQNGQLNDRTLYNLRYGAASDGNYFDDFGQTFGEKDTDNLERLARIDYAGSAWHLQARARGYQKMDYPLRDDDKPFYELPALIANGSWRQDSGLYEEWNTSAINFWRDVEADNVPIREAATGTRLNLAPAIGYRRSPSWGFFEPRMQLMYTQYDLDWHNRNGAEGRDDTPDRTVPIYSVDSGLIFERETSFFGDGYRQTLEPRLYYAYVPYRDQSDYPEFDTDEQPLSYGQLWSPFRFSGIDRIGDVNKVSYGVASRFLEDDTGRERLALSIGQSHYFENRRVVDAQYDNLNDTYRDELDYRNHRDESPVIGQLDWQITDAWSARQALFYDTHRDRTEKSASYLRYHDPEGGLVLNLGYRWEVEGFDPSGDNDDRLGYNRDEYDVSFAWKATPGISLLGRYLYDQTNSRSLEKLAGIRFDDCCYGVEVAWREWVDDDDSANTIEDDETKRGIFLRFVLKGLGGLGTPPDSYYADAIPGYRPDRF; this is encoded by the coding sequence ATGGGCCAGCGACTTTTCTGGACCGCCGCCTCTCTGACGGGGCTGCTTACGTCAATCGGCGCCCAGGCGGCCCCCGAACCGCTACCGGCTGATCAGCTCGACTGGCAGCCATGGGGGGCTGACCGCCCCGGCGACGCCTTGTGCCGCGGACACTATGTCATGCCGGAGTATCGCCTCGCGCCAGGGAAAACAACGTCCCAGATTCGTTCCTCGGCCGACAATGCCGATTACGGTCTGGATGGGCAGACCATTCTCAATGGTGATGTCGTTCTGCGCCGCGGCGATCAGCAGGTCGAGGCCTCACGGGTGACCGTGAACAAGGCACGTACTCAGGCAACACTGGACGGCCCGCTGACCTGGCGTCGGCCGGGTGTGCTGGTGCGTGGCAGCGATGGCCAGGTCTCGCTTGTCAGCGATGCCGCTCATGTCGACCAGGCACACTACGTCGTACACGATCAGCATATTCGCGGCGATGCCGATCGGCTGGCCCGATTGAAGGATGGTCGATACCGTCTGACCAGTGCCACCTATACCAGCTGTGATCCTCAGAGCAGCCTGTGGAAGATCGTCGGAAGTGACGTAACGCTCAATCGTGAAAAGGGCTATGGTACGGCCACCAATGCACGTCTCGAGGTTGAGGATGTGCCGGTCTTCTACTGGCCCTGGGTGCGTTTCCCCATTGATGATCGTCGCCAGAGCGGGTTTTTATGGCCCACGGTCGGCTTCAGCGGAGATAACGGGCTGGATTATGCCCAGCCGTACTATCTCAATCTGGCGCCCAATTACGATGCGACCATCACGCCGCGCTATATGGTCAATCGTGGTGCCATGCTGGGTGGCCAGTTCCGCTACCTGATCGATGAGAACAATGCCGGTTTCATTGAAGGGAACTATCTCCCTGATGATCAACAAGGCACGGATGAAGACAATGGCGATGATCTGAAAGGAGAGGATCGCTGGCTCTTCCGTTTTGCCCAGAATGGTCAGCTCAATGATCGTACGCTCTACAATCTGCGCTACGGCGCGGCCAGCGATGGCAATTACTTTGATGACTTCGGGCAGACCTTTGGCGAAAAGGACACCGACAATCTGGAGCGGCTGGCGCGTATCGATTACGCCGGCAGCGCCTGGCATCTGCAGGCACGGGCTCGCGGCTACCAGAAGATGGACTATCCGCTACGTGACGATGACAAGCCGTTCTATGAGCTGCCCGCCCTGATTGCCAATGGCAGCTGGCGTCAGGACAGCGGCCTTTACGAAGAGTGGAACACCTCGGCGATCAACTTCTGGCGCGATGTTGAAGCCGATAATGTGCCTATTCGCGAGGCAGCGACCGGTACCCGGCTGAATCTGGCACCGGCGATCGGCTATCGTCGTTCCCCGTCCTGGGGCTTTTTCGAGCCCCGCATGCAGCTGATGTATACCCAGTATGATCTCGATTGGCACAATCGAAACGGCGCGGAAGGGCGCGATGATACCCCTGACCGAACGGTGCCGATCTATTCGGTCGACTCCGGTCTGATCTTCGAGCGCGAGACCTCATTCTTCGGTGATGGCTATCGACAGACGCTGGAGCCACGCCTTTATTATGCGTATGTGCCGTATCGGGATCAGAGTGACTACCCCGAGTTCGATACTGATGAGCAGCCGCTCTCCTATGGCCAGCTCTGGTCGCCATTCCGGTTCAGCGGCATCGATCGGATCGGCGATGTCAACAAGGTCTCCTATGGTGTGGCTTCGCGCTTTCTGGAGGACGACACCGGTCGCGAAAGACTGGCGCTCTCGATAGGGCAGAGCCACTATTTCGAGAATCGTCGCGTGGTGGATGCGCAATACGATAACCTCAATGATACCTACCGGGATGAACTCGATTATCGTAATCATCGTGACGAATCACCGGTAATCGGTCAGCTGGATTGGCAGATCACTGATGCCTGGTCAGCCCGTCAGGCACTTTTCTACGATACTCATCGTGATCGTACCGAGAAGAGCGCCAGCTATCTGCGTTATCACGATCCCGAGGGTGGTCTGGTACTCAATCTCGGCTATCGCTGGGAGGTTGAAGGCTTCGACCCCTCCGGAGACAACGATGACCGACTCGGCTATAACCGCGATGAATACGATGTCTCCTTCGCGTGGAAGGCGACGCCGGGCATTTCCCTGCTGGGTCGCTATCTCTACGATCAGACCAACAGTCGCTCGCTCGAGAAGCTGGCAGGCATCAGGTTCGACGATTGCTGCTACGGCGTGGAAGTGGCCTGGCGCGAGTGGGTTGATGACGATGACTCGGCCAATACCATCGAAGATGACGAGACCAAGCGCGGTATTTTCCTGCGCTTCGTGCTCAAGGGGCTGGGCGGTCTGGGTACGCCACCGGACAGCTACTACGCCGATGCGATTCCAGGCTATCGACCCGATCGTTTCTGA
- the purD gene encoding phosphoribosylamine--glycine ligase — protein MKVLIIGGGGREHALAWKIVQSTRVERVWVAPGNAGTAREPGVANADVAATDLEGLVAFASDHAIDLTIVGPEAPLVAGVVDRFRGAGLAIFGPTQAAARLEGSKAFSKDFLARHDIPTAQYRSFTDLDEALDYLHQQGAPIVIKADGLAAGKGVVVAMTLDEAEAAIRDMLSGNAFGDAGARVVIEEYLEGEEASFIVMADGEHVLPLATSQDHKRAYDDDQGPNTGGMGAYSPAPVVSEAVHQRIMDEVITPTIAGMASEGCPYTGFLYAGLMITPEGAPKVIEFNCRFGDPEAQPILMRLRSDLMEHCLAALESRLDGQTCEWDERAAVGVVLAAGGYPGSYRKGVPIQGMEACEAEGRRVFQAGTAESEAGGVVSSGGRVLCVTALGEDVQAARDRAYDGLKAIRMEDGFYRRDIAHRALNRG, from the coding sequence ATGAAGGTTCTGATCATTGGCGGCGGAGGCCGTGAGCACGCCCTGGCGTGGAAAATCGTGCAATCGACACGGGTCGAGCGTGTCTGGGTTGCACCGGGCAATGCCGGGACTGCTCGCGAACCCGGTGTAGCCAATGCGGATGTAGCCGCTACCGATCTTGAAGGATTGGTGGCCTTTGCCAGCGATCACGCCATCGATCTGACTATCGTGGGGCCCGAAGCACCTTTGGTGGCCGGTGTAGTGGATCGTTTCCGTGGGGCCGGGCTGGCCATCTTCGGGCCGACGCAGGCAGCGGCTCGTCTGGAAGGGTCCAAGGCCTTCAGCAAGGATTTCCTGGCGCGCCATGATATTCCCACGGCGCAGTATCGCAGCTTTACCGATCTCGATGAGGCGCTCGATTATCTGCATCAGCAGGGCGCGCCGATCGTGATCAAGGCCGATGGGCTGGCTGCCGGCAAGGGCGTGGTGGTTGCCATGACGCTGGATGAAGCCGAGGCGGCAATTCGTGACATGCTCTCCGGTAATGCCTTCGGCGATGCCGGTGCTCGCGTGGTCATTGAGGAGTACCTTGAAGGCGAAGAGGCCAGTTTCATTGTCATGGCCGATGGTGAGCATGTGCTGCCGCTGGCCACCAGTCAGGATCACAAGCGGGCTTATGATGATGATCAGGGGCCCAATACCGGTGGGATGGGCGCTTATTCACCGGCCCCGGTCGTCAGTGAGGCGGTTCATCAGCGCATCATGGATGAGGTCATTACCCCTACCATTGCCGGTATGGCGAGTGAAGGCTGTCCTTATACCGGCTTTCTGTATGCCGGTTTGATGATCACCCCCGAGGGGGCGCCGAAAGTCATCGAATTCAACTGCCGCTTCGGCGACCCCGAGGCTCAGCCGATCCTGATGCGACTACGCAGTGATCTCATGGAGCACTGTCTGGCAGCCCTCGAGAGTCGACTCGATGGCCAGACCTGCGAGTGGGATGAGCGTGCTGCCGTCGGGGTGGTGCTGGCTGCCGGCGGCTATCCGGGCAGTTATCGCAAGGGCGTGCCGATTCAGGGCATGGAAGCCTGCGAGGCAGAAGGCCGTCGGGTCTTCCAGGCCGGTACTGCCGAAAGCGAGGCCGGCGGTGTAGTCAGTAGCGGCGGTCGCGTACTGTGCGTCACGGCATTGGGCGAGGATGTGCAGGCTGCCCGCGATCGTGCCTATGATGGACTGAAGGCCATTCGCATGGAGGATGGCTTCTATCGGCGGGATATTGCGCATCGGGCGTTGAACCGCGGCTGA
- a CDS encoding AI-2E family transporter: protein MDKPVDRRFFGLLLAGVSVAFCWILLPFFSAIFWGVILALLFMPLQQRMLGLWQGRRNAAAFTTLMICLVIVIIPVIFIAASLVQEGASVYQRIRSGDLNLGLWIEQIRSALPPTVQQWLQGVGIGDFSGLRDRLSAGAMQGSQFLAGQAVNIGQNTLQFVISFGVMLYLLFFLLRDGVTLARRIRQAIPLSPRQKHQLLSKFIAVTRATVKGNIIVAATQGALGGIAFWLLGIEAPLLWGVVMAFLSLLPAIGAGLIWAPVAIWLMAIGDIGRGVILIAVGVLVIGMVDNVLRPILVGKDTKLPDYVVLISTLGGMALFGINGFVIGPLIAALFISAWDLLATETDSERPR from the coding sequence ATGGATAAACCGGTTGATCGCCGATTTTTCGGTTTGTTGCTGGCAGGCGTCTCGGTCGCCTTCTGCTGGATTCTGCTGCCCTTCTTCAGCGCCATATTCTGGGGTGTCATTCTGGCGCTACTGTTCATGCCACTTCAGCAGCGCATGCTCGGGTTATGGCAGGGCCGTCGCAATGCAGCAGCCTTTACCACCCTGATGATCTGTCTGGTCATTGTCATCATTCCGGTTATCTTCATTGCCGCCTCACTGGTACAGGAAGGTGCCAGCGTCTATCAGCGGATACGCTCGGGCGACCTTAACCTGGGACTCTGGATAGAGCAGATTCGGTCAGCCCTGCCCCCCACGGTGCAACAATGGCTGCAAGGCGTCGGTATCGGCGATTTTTCCGGCCTGCGCGATCGCCTCTCGGCAGGGGCCATGCAGGGCAGTCAGTTTCTTGCCGGCCAGGCCGTCAATATCGGTCAGAATACCCTGCAGTTCGTGATCAGTTTCGGGGTCATGCTCTATCTGCTGTTTTTCCTGCTACGTGACGGCGTAACGCTTGCCCGGCGTATTCGCCAGGCCATTCCGCTGAGCCCACGCCAGAAACATCAGCTTTTGAGCAAGTTCATCGCCGTTACCCGCGCCACCGTCAAGGGCAATATCATCGTGGCCGCCACCCAGGGCGCCCTGGGGGGGATTGCTTTCTGGCTACTTGGGATCGAGGCACCCCTGCTGTGGGGGGTCGTAATGGCCTTTCTGTCATTGTTGCCTGCCATCGGTGCCGGGCTGATCTGGGCGCCTGTGGCCATCTGGCTGATGGCCATCGGAGACATCGGGCGCGGAGTCATTCTGATTGCGGTGGGCGTACTGGTCATCGGGATGGTAGATAATGTATTGCGCCCGATTCTGGTCGGCAAGGATACCAAGCTGCCGGACTATGTCGTCCTGATTTCCACTCTGGGCGGCATGGCTCTGTTCGGTATCAATGGCTTTGTCATCGGCCCGCTGATTGCCGCGCTTTTCATCTCGGCATGGGATCTACTGGCCACCGAGACAGACAGCGAACGCCCCCGATGA
- a CDS encoding 16S rRNA (uracil(1498)-N(3))-methyltransferase: MNLLLLKPEEQYSPNTARVTDPRRLRHLHDVHRARQGDTLMVGVEEGGIGRAIITELSSDAVELTFDALDQTPPAALPVHVLLALPRPRMLARTLENIAALGVKELTLLHTARVEKSFWQSPELSVSRIHDHLILGLEQARDTRLPRIHMAPRFRPFVEDTLPNLIENRRALLAHPGQSSACPRQLPLDSPVTLAIGPEGGFVDYEVERLLAAGFEGIHLGERILRVETAVVALLARLF; encoded by the coding sequence ATGAACCTGTTGTTGCTCAAGCCAGAGGAACAGTACTCACCGAATACCGCTCGGGTTACGGACCCACGCCGTCTTCGCCACCTGCATGACGTCCATCGAGCCAGACAAGGCGACACACTAATGGTCGGGGTCGAAGAAGGCGGTATCGGTCGCGCCATCATCACCGAACTGTCCAGCGATGCCGTCGAGCTTACGTTTGACGCACTGGATCAAACACCGCCAGCGGCCCTCCCGGTTCATGTATTGCTGGCCCTGCCCCGCCCACGCATGCTGGCACGTACGCTGGAAAACATTGCTGCACTAGGGGTCAAGGAACTGACGCTGCTCCATACCGCCCGGGTCGAGAAAAGCTTCTGGCAGTCACCGGAGTTGAGCGTGTCACGTATCCACGACCATCTGATACTGGGACTGGAACAGGCGCGCGATACCCGACTGCCCCGCATTCATATGGCACCGCGTTTTCGCCCTTTCGTGGAAGATACGCTCCCAAACCTGATCGAGAATCGCCGGGCATTGCTGGCACATCCCGGGCAATCCTCGGCCTGTCCCCGTCAATTGCCCCTTGATTCGCCGGTCACCCTGGCCATCGGGCCGGAAGGTGGATTTGTCGACTACGAAGTCGAGCGTTTGCTGGCTGCCGGGTTCGAGGG